In Paramormyrops kingsleyae isolate MSU_618 chromosome 5, PKINGS_0.4, whole genome shotgun sequence, one DNA window encodes the following:
- the ift27 gene encoding intraflagellar transport protein 27 homolog — protein MVKLRARCIVVGDSAVGKSALSQMFRSDGAHFQRNYSMTAGVELLVKSVNIPDSSDSVELFIFDSAGKETFAEPCEKLWGQPSVLCLVFDLTSEASFRNCGRWLERVRTNSQGQQVPGVLVGNKSDLSSRREVEKAVAQNWAQSQGLEYHETSAKETETCEAPFVSLAQAFYSMYQDRIQVIHSLA, from the exons ATGGTGAAGCTGAGAGCGAGGTGCATTGTAGTCG GAGATTCGGCCGTGGGGAAAAGTGCCCTGAGTCAGATGTTCCGCAGCGACGGAGCCCATTTCCAGAGGAACTACAGCATG ACTGCGGGAGTGGAGCTTCTGGTGAAATCTGTGAATATCCCAGACAGCAGCGACAGTGtg GAGCTGTTCATTTTCGACTCTGCTGGGAAGGAGACCTTCGCAGAACCATGTGAGAAGCTG TGGGGGCAGCCGTCAGTGCTGTGCCTAGTCTTTGATCTGACCAGTGAGGCGTCGTTCAGGAATTGCGGTCGCTGGTTGGAGCGGGTGAGGACAAACAGCCAGGGCCAGCAAGTCCCAG GGGTGCTCGTGGGCAACAAGTCGGACCTCTCGTCGCGGCGGGAGGTGGAGAAGGCCGTGGCCCAGAACTGGGCCCAAAGCCAGGGCCTAGAGTACCACGAGACCTCGGCT AAGGAGACTGAGACCTGCGAAGCCCCCTTTGTCAGTCTCGCCCAAGCTTTCTACAGCATGTACCAGGACCGGATTCAGGTGATCCACAGCCTGGCCTAA